From Pandoraea norimbergensis, the proteins below share one genomic window:
- the istA gene encoding IS21 family transposase: MGMLAKIRRMYFREKVPLREIARRTGLSRNTIRSWLRQTDAVEPHYPKRISPSVIDEWAEQLSCWLRTDSHRPKRDRRTARFMFEAIHAQGYAGSYARVSAFVRHWHETQSQAPRTKAYVPLAFDPGEAFQFDWSCEYAFVGGLRRRLEVAHVKLNASRAFWLVAYPTQSHEMLFDAHARAFAAFGGVPRRGIYDNMKTAVDKVGRGKERAINARFEAMCGHYLFEPEFCNRAAGWEKGIVEKNVQDRRRQIWHEAAEHRWETLATLNEWVADQCLCAWQGKHPQWPELTIADALQDERTKLMPNPKPFDGYVEQTLRVSSTSLIHFQRNRYSVPSNLTNQVVSVRCYPTYLSIVSEGQEVARHERSFDRYLTFYDWRHYIDLVERKPGALRNGAPFATMPVPLQRLQHYLLKHPGGDRVMTQVLAAVRDHGLDAVLTAVKMSLESGRPSAEHVINVLGRLKTPVGPLLPAPTKLHLTEEPSADVDRYESLRPNAPENRHV, translated from the coding sequence GTGGGCATGCTAGCCAAGATCAGGCGGATGTATTTCCGCGAGAAGGTACCGCTGCGAGAGATTGCGCGACGCACGGGCCTGTCCCGAAACACGATTCGCAGCTGGCTGCGCCAGACCGATGCGGTCGAACCCCATTACCCCAAGCGAATCAGCCCCAGCGTCATCGATGAGTGGGCGGAGCAATTGAGCTGCTGGTTACGCACCGACAGCCATCGGCCAAAGCGTGATCGCCGTACCGCTCGCTTCATGTTTGAGGCAATCCATGCACAGGGCTACGCCGGCAGCTACGCACGAGTGAGCGCCTTCGTGCGGCACTGGCACGAGACGCAATCCCAGGCACCACGCACCAAAGCTTACGTGCCGTTGGCTTTCGATCCGGGTGAGGCGTTCCAGTTTGATTGGAGCTGCGAGTATGCCTTCGTGGGAGGCTTGCGCCGGCGGCTCGAGGTCGCCCACGTCAAACTCAACGCCAGTCGCGCATTCTGGTTGGTTGCCTATCCCACGCAGAGCCATGAGATGCTATTCGACGCACATGCTCGAGCTTTTGCAGCATTTGGTGGCGTGCCTCGGCGAGGGATTTACGACAACATGAAGACTGCGGTCGACAAGGTCGGCCGAGGCAAAGAGCGAGCGATCAACGCCCGCTTCGAGGCGATGTGTGGCCACTACCTCTTTGAGCCCGAATTCTGCAATCGCGCTGCCGGTTGGGAGAAAGGTATCGTCGAGAAGAACGTGCAAGATCGGCGACGACAGATTTGGCATGAAGCGGCCGAGCATCGATGGGAAACACTTGCGACGCTCAACGAGTGGGTTGCCGACCAATGCCTATGCGCGTGGCAAGGCAAACACCCGCAGTGGCCTGAGCTCACCATTGCTGACGCGTTGCAAGATGAGCGCACGAAGTTGATGCCCAACCCTAAGCCATTTGATGGATATGTTGAGCAGACGCTACGCGTCTCCTCAACGAGCCTGATTCACTTCCAACGCAATCGCTACAGCGTGCCATCGAATCTGACCAATCAGGTCGTTAGCGTGCGCTGCTACCCGACATATCTGAGCATCGTTTCCGAAGGGCAAGAAGTCGCCCGACATGAGCGTAGCTTTGATCGATACCTCACTTTTTACGATTGGCGCCACTACATCGACTTGGTGGAGCGAAAACCCGGTGCACTGCGCAACGGAGCACCGTTTGCGACGATGCCGGTGCCGCTGCAGCGCTTACAGCATTACTTGCTCAAGCATCCCGGTGGCGACCGGGTTATGACGCAAGTACTAGCGGCAGTACGTGACCACGGTTTAGACGCTGTGCTGACTGCCGTAAAAATGTCATTGGAGTCAGGTCGGCCGAGTGCCGAGCATGTCATCAATGTGCTGGGCCGGCTCAAAACGCCAGTCGGGCCGTTACTGCCCGCACCAACCAAACTGCACCTGACCGAAGAGCCCTCAGCGGATGTCGATCGCTATGAGAGCCTAAGGCCCAATGCCCCGGAGAATCGCCATGTCTAA
- a CDS encoding DUF3775 domain-containing protein — protein MDNKLRKTIENLVRLDAEHRHREDDEYPEVITFGGNDSSGAKAVASVLRSSPNPTIAVLERLTKPELAYIMALMYFGRGDAGDDFQRARKLAAAEMNATAVLYLAQKPLSKYLPDGIERLKRLGL, from the coding sequence TTGGACAATAAGCTTCGCAAAACTATTGAAAATCTAGTGCGGCTCGACGCCGAACATCGCCATCGTGAAGACGACGAGTATCCCGAAGTCATCACGTTTGGAGGCAACGACTCCTCGGGCGCGAAGGCCGTTGCCTCCGTCCTTCGCAGTAGCCCCAATCCCACCATCGCTGTTCTCGAAAGGCTTACCAAGCCCGAACTGGCCTACATCATGGCCTTGATGTATTTCGGTCGGGGCGACGCCGGTGATGATTTTCAAAGGGCGCGCAAACTCGCCGCCGCTGAAATGAACGCGACAGCCGTTCTGTATTTGGCGCAAAAGCCTTTGTCGAAGTATCTGCCCGACGGTATCGAGCGTCTCAAGCGGCTGGGGCTGTAG
- a CDS encoding amino acid permease: MAPSEHEPHREGGKAGASAPGELRRTLSARHLTMIAVGGSIGTGLFVASGATIAQAGPGGALLGYVLIGIMVYFLMTSLGELAAAMPVSGSFSTYGARYVEEGFGFALGWNYWYNWAVTVAVDLVAAQLVMAYWFPDIPGVYWSALFLAITFGLNALSARGFGEAEFWFALIKVVAVLAFVAMGVMMLLGIIRGGETGGLANWTVGDAPFAGGFAALIGVAMVVGFSFQGTELIGIAAGESKDPARNLPRAVRQVFWRILLFYVAAILVIGLLIPYTDPHLLRNDVSDISVSPFALIFERAGLLGAASVMNAVVLTSILSAGNSGMYAATRMLFSLARDGKAPRIFGRISSNGVPMWALLATATVAALCFFTFVFSPNAVYIWLLNTSGMTGFIAWLGIAISHYRFRRGYIKQGHDLANLPYVSPFFPFGPIFAFVLCLIITLGQNYQAFLQDKIDWGGVVATYIGIPLFLVIWAGYRLVKGSRFVKYREMKFPDARARNRAEAPASGAATEIA; encoded by the coding sequence TTGGCACCATCGGAACACGAGCCGCACCGCGAGGGCGGCAAGGCGGGGGCTTCTGCCCCGGGCGAACTGCGACGGACGCTGTCGGCGCGCCACCTGACGATGATCGCGGTGGGTGGGTCGATCGGGACAGGCTTGTTCGTGGCCTCCGGCGCCACCATCGCGCAGGCGGGCCCCGGTGGCGCACTGCTAGGTTATGTGCTGATCGGCATCATGGTCTATTTCCTGATGACCAGTCTGGGCGAATTGGCCGCTGCCATGCCGGTGTCCGGCTCGTTCTCGACGTACGGCGCGCGCTATGTCGAAGAAGGCTTCGGCTTCGCGCTGGGCTGGAATTATTGGTACAACTGGGCCGTCACCGTCGCGGTGGATCTGGTCGCCGCGCAACTGGTCATGGCGTACTGGTTCCCCGACATACCGGGCGTCTACTGGAGCGCGTTGTTCCTCGCCATCACCTTCGGTCTCAACGCGCTCTCGGCGCGCGGCTTCGGTGAAGCCGAATTCTGGTTCGCGCTGATCAAGGTCGTCGCCGTGCTGGCCTTCGTGGCGATGGGCGTCATGATGCTGCTCGGCATCATTCGTGGCGGCGAGACCGGTGGCCTCGCTAACTGGACCGTGGGCGATGCCCCCTTCGCGGGTGGTTTCGCCGCGCTGATCGGCGTGGCGATGGTCGTCGGTTTCTCGTTTCAGGGCACCGAACTCATCGGCATCGCCGCCGGTGAATCCAAAGACCCCGCACGCAATTTGCCGCGCGCTGTGCGTCAGGTGTTCTGGCGCATTCTGCTCTTCTACGTGGCGGCAATTCTGGTGATCGGCCTGCTCATCCCGTACACCGATCCGCATCTGCTGCGTAACGACGTGAGCGACATCAGCGTCAGCCCGTTCGCCCTGATCTTCGAGCGTGCCGGGCTGCTGGGCGCAGCGTCGGTCATGAACGCGGTGGTGCTGACGTCGATCCTGTCGGCGGGCAACTCGGGCATGTACGCGGCGACGCGCATGCTCTTCAGCCTCGCGCGCGATGGCAAGGCCCCGCGCATTTTCGGCCGCATCTCAAGCAACGGCGTGCCGATGTGGGCGCTGCTGGCGACGGCCACTGTCGCGGCCTTGTGCTTCTTTACCTTCGTGTTCAGTCCCAACGCTGTTTATATCTGGCTGCTCAACACCTCGGGCATGACGGGCTTCATCGCGTGGCTGGGCATCGCGATCAGTCACTATCGGTTCCGTCGCGGTTATATCAAGCAGGGTCACGATCTGGCCAATCTGCCCTACGTGTCGCCGTTTTTCCCGTTCGGTCCGATCTTCGCGTTCGTGCTGTGTCTGATCATCACGCTGGGCCAGAACTATCAGGCGTTCCTGCAAGACAAGATCGATTGGGGCGGCGTGGTCGCGACGTACATCGGCATTCCGCTGTTCCTTGTGATTTGGGCGGGCTACCGGCTGGTGAAAGGATCGCGCTTCGTGAAGTACCGTGAGATGAAGTTCCCGGATGCGCGGGCACGCAACCGCGCAGAGGCCCCGGCGTCTGGCGCGGCTACCGAAATCGCATAG
- a CDS encoding MBL fold metallo-hydrolase gives MSNLIFPSQQLGEFTITAVSDGYLTASLDFLANIEASDAARIQSDAGQKAPDAVHINCYVVRGAGRTILIDGGAGGIKQWGGRLKTNLMLAGIEPSSIDTILLTHAHPDHVGGLVNADGATAFPNAELVVHQREIQFWQDDGNLSRASERARGNFLIARQVFDGYRERVRTFDAGDVLPGISAMPLPGHTDGHTGYLIESGNQGVLVWGDIVHFPHIQIQRPDVTIAFDQDATMAADTRSRLLDRVSSEGLMIAGMHLGELGFARIKRTGGEYGLFYEA, from the coding sequence GTGTCCAACCTTATCTTTCCCAGTCAGCAACTCGGGGAATTCACGATTACCGCCGTCAGCGACGGCTATCTCACCGCCAGCCTCGACTTCCTCGCGAATATCGAGGCCTCGGACGCCGCCAGAATCCAGAGTGATGCCGGACAGAAGGCGCCCGACGCGGTGCATATCAACTGTTACGTGGTGCGCGGCGCGGGCCGCACTATTCTCATCGATGGCGGGGCGGGTGGTATCAAGCAATGGGGCGGCCGATTGAAAACCAACTTGATGCTTGCCGGCATCGAGCCGTCTTCGATCGACACCATTTTGTTGACTCATGCGCATCCGGATCATGTTGGGGGGCTGGTGAATGCCGACGGGGCAACTGCCTTCCCGAACGCAGAGCTTGTGGTGCATCAGCGGGAGATCCAGTTCTGGCAGGACGACGGCAACCTGAGTCGGGCCAGCGAGCGGGCACGCGGTAATTTCCTGATCGCGCGTCAGGTCTTCGACGGCTATCGCGAGAGAGTTCGTACGTTCGATGCCGGCGATGTGCTGCCGGGGATCAGCGCGATGCCGCTACCGGGGCATACGGACGGGCACACCGGTTATCTCATCGAATCCGGTAATCAAGGCGTGCTGGTCTGGGGCGACATCGTTCATTTCCCGCATATCCAGATTCAACGGCCTGACGTGACGATCGCCTTCGATCAGGATGCGACGATGGCAGCCGACACACGATCACGGCTTCTGGATAGGGTCAGTTCGGAGGGCTTGATGATCGCCGGGATGCATCTGGGCGAACTAGGCTTCGCGCGAATCAAGCGAACAGGCGGGGAGTACGGGTTGTTTTACGAGGCGTGA
- a CDS encoding LysR substrate-binding domain-containing protein, producing the protein MRRKIPSNSALQAFEAAARHGSFARAADELALTEGAVSRQIARLEAFLGVTLFERAGNRVRLAPNGARYAVQVRETLDRLERDSLYLMGQPIEGASIDIAASPTFATRWLIPRLKHFQNKHPNVTVHIAERMEPFLFAGSGFDAAIHFDHPAWAGMHLHPLLEEVLVPVCSPALLAEAGPNTLLDALPRLHRRQNPDAWQSYAQATGILLTNSAVGARFDLHSMLIEAALAGLGVALVPRLYVETELEQGRLVAPWPDANAITKTFCLVLPEPIELSEPPMQAFAKWLLDEARGLAV; encoded by the coding sequence ATGCGACGCAAGATCCCAAGCAATTCCGCGCTCCAAGCCTTTGAGGCCGCGGCCCGACACGGCAGCTTCGCCCGTGCGGCGGATGAGCTAGCGTTGACCGAAGGCGCTGTTAGCCGCCAGATCGCCCGATTGGAGGCGTTTCTGGGCGTCACGCTTTTCGAGCGTGCTGGAAATCGCGTGCGACTTGCCCCGAACGGCGCGCGATACGCGGTGCAGGTGCGCGAGACGCTGGATCGACTGGAACGCGACAGCCTGTATCTGATGGGCCAACCCATCGAGGGCGCGAGCATCGATATCGCCGCGAGTCCGACCTTCGCTACCCGTTGGTTAATCCCGCGCCTGAAGCATTTCCAGAACAAGCATCCCAACGTCACCGTGCATATCGCAGAGCGCATGGAGCCCTTCCTCTTCGCGGGAAGCGGTTTCGACGCGGCGATTCATTTTGACCATCCGGCGTGGGCCGGCATGCATCTGCATCCCCTGCTGGAGGAGGTGCTGGTGCCAGTGTGCAGCCCGGCGCTTCTTGCGGAAGCCGGGCCGAACACGTTGCTCGACGCACTACCGCGTCTTCACCGCCGTCAGAACCCCGACGCGTGGCAGAGTTACGCGCAGGCGACCGGCATCTTGCTGACCAACTCGGCGGTGGGCGCAAGGTTCGATCTTCATTCGATGTTGATTGAAGCCGCGCTCGCCGGTTTGGGTGTCGCGTTGGTGCCGCGTCTTTACGTTGAAACGGAGCTTGAGCAAGGTCGTCTGGTCGCACCGTGGCCCGACGCGAATGCGATTACCAAGACCTTCTGCCTCGTGCTGCCGGAACCGATCGAATTGAGCGAGCCGCCGATGCAGGCGTTTGCGAAATGGCTGCTGGATGAAGCCCGGGGCTTGGCGGTGTAA
- a CDS encoding DMT family transporter gives MALLLTLSTLWGASYTFIKIGVATIPPVTFIAARTLIAGTALLLWMRLQRVPMPRDPAVWRRFFVQALLNSVVPFTLIAWAERSVDASLATILNSASPVLAFLGTWLFTRHEPITLRKGLGVIAGLAGICLVVGVSAFDGLGHQLIPQLAILLATVCYAAAAIYGRSFKGLSPAAPAAGSLIVGAVLLVPVSLVVDRPWTLHPSAASLIALLALSIFSTAVAFVIYFRLVQTLGSVGTTAQAYLRVPIGVAIGIAFLGESLSTSAWLGLGCVVAGVAAMTIPPRKPRHQNA, from the coding sequence ATGGCATTGCTGCTGACGCTATCCACGCTTTGGGGCGCGTCATACACGTTCATCAAGATCGGCGTCGCCACCATCCCGCCGGTGACGTTCATCGCGGCGCGAACGCTGATCGCAGGCACTGCGCTGCTGCTATGGATGCGCTTGCAACGCGTTCCCATGCCGCGCGATCCTGCCGTGTGGCGGCGCTTCTTCGTGCAGGCGCTGCTCAATAGCGTCGTCCCGTTCACGCTCATCGCATGGGCGGAGCGCTCGGTGGACGCCAGCCTCGCCACCATCCTCAACTCCGCTTCCCCGGTCCTCGCGTTTCTCGGCACGTGGCTGTTCACCCGTCATGAACCCATCACCCTTCGCAAGGGCTTGGGCGTGATCGCGGGCCTCGCCGGTATCTGCCTCGTCGTAGGCGTCAGTGCGTTCGACGGACTCGGTCACCAGCTAATCCCGCAACTGGCGATCCTGCTGGCAACGGTCTGCTACGCGGCAGCCGCGATCTATGGACGATCGTTCAAAGGGCTTTCTCCGGCGGCACCGGCGGCGGGCTCACTCATCGTTGGTGCGGTCTTGCTCGTGCCGGTGAGTCTGGTCGTCGACCGTCCGTGGACGCTTCACCCGTCTGCGGCGTCCCTCATAGCGCTGCTCGCGTTGTCGATCTTTTCGACTGCCGTCGCATTCGTCATCTACTTCCGGCTCGTGCAGACGCTTGGTTCCGTCGGCACCACGGCGCAGGCCTATTTGCGGGTGCCGATTGGCGTGGCGATCGGCATCGCGTTTCTTGGGGAATCGCTGTCGACGTCCGCGTGGCTAGGGCTGGGATGTGTCGTCGCGGGCGTTGCCGCCATGACGATCCCTCCCCGGAAACCCCGCCACCAGAACGCCTGA
- a CDS encoding DUF1295 domain-containing protein, which translates to MLLAAAFAYVALIAIFTGTWLRQLRTHNAGMVDPVWAASLAGVAVLAAVLGTGATVSRVFVLVAGGLWGLRLGHHLWQRNHGQPEDPRYRQFREQWGDAANRNMFWFFQLQAVISMALSVAFFIPAFQSETPSWIALAAAIVIWLIAVIGEASADRQLRHFVADPANRGQVCRVGWWRYSRHPNYFFECVHWCAYAALSLGLPWGWLTLLPPLLIAVLLLKVSGVPMLEARLVKTRPGYGEYMRTTSALVPWPPKSSKPSSTDTTPTPPSSPSGRQS; encoded by the coding sequence ATGTTGCTCGCTGCCGCCTTCGCGTACGTCGCACTGATCGCCATCTTCACGGGGACGTGGCTGCGCCAATTGCGCACGCACAACGCCGGGATGGTCGACCCCGTCTGGGCGGCGTCGCTGGCCGGGGTCGCGGTGCTGGCTGCTGTCCTTGGTACTGGCGCCACCGTCAGCCGGGTGTTCGTGCTCGTCGCGGGCGGCCTTTGGGGGCTGCGCCTCGGCCACCACCTTTGGCAGCGAAACCACGGCCAACCGGAAGACCCCCGCTATCGCCAGTTTCGAGAGCAATGGGGCGACGCGGCGAACCGCAACATGTTCTGGTTCTTCCAGTTGCAGGCCGTGATCTCGATGGCGTTGTCGGTCGCGTTCTTCATCCCGGCGTTTCAGTCGGAAACCCCGTCATGGATCGCCCTCGCGGCGGCCATCGTCATCTGGCTGATTGCCGTCATCGGTGAGGCATCGGCCGACCGCCAACTGCGGCATTTCGTGGCCGATCCGGCCAATCGCGGACAGGTCTGCCGGGTTGGCTGGTGGCGCTATTCGCGTCATCCGAACTACTTCTTCGAATGCGTGCACTGGTGCGCTTATGCCGCGCTGTCGCTGGGCTTGCCGTGGGGCTGGCTCACGCTGCTGCCGCCGCTGCTGATCGCGGTGTTGCTGCTGAAGGTTTCAGGCGTCCCGATGCTCGAAGCACGCCTCGTGAAAACACGGCCGGGCTATGGCGAATACATGCGCACCACCAGTGCGCTTGTGCCGTGGCCGCCGAAGTCTTCGAAGCCGTCCAGCACGGACACGACCCCAACACCCCCCTCATCCCCATCAGGCCGCCAATCATGA
- a CDS encoding SAM-dependent methyltransferase: MTAILTQPPADTSKPAAATDESGLIRLCERGFIPDVLLRAAMRALMRQRLRDEHADDAERSAQALEALVAELRASPIAIETTAANVQHYEVPSAFFAAHLGPAMKYSCCLYPTGEETLAQAEDAMLACYAERAGIEDGQRILDLGCGWGSLSLWLAARYPYARIVGLSNSAGQRQQIEAVAAQRGLKNLRIVTGNVVDFEFDNTVPAGFDRVISIEMFEHMKNYDALLARIARWLNDDGKLFVHIFAHRHLAYHFENKDGTDWMSRHFFTGGTMPSADLLLRFQNDLRVTHQWWLNGQHYERTANQWLASLDAVRDRILPILESCYGPDARVWLQRWRMFYMAVAELFGYAKGNEWGVGHYLFEKAGASRRLAK, from the coding sequence ATGACCGCGATCCTCACGCAGCCACCTGCTGACACGTCGAAGCCCGCTGCTGCGACCGACGAGTCCGGACTCATCCGTTTGTGCGAACGGGGTTTCATACCCGACGTGCTGTTGCGCGCCGCCATGCGCGCCCTGATGCGCCAGCGCCTTCGCGACGAACACGCCGACGATGCCGAGCGCAGCGCGCAGGCCCTCGAAGCGCTCGTTGCCGAGCTCCGCGCCAGCCCCATCGCGATTGAGACCACGGCGGCCAATGTCCAGCATTACGAAGTCCCGAGCGCGTTCTTCGCGGCACATCTCGGACCGGCGATGAAGTACTCGTGCTGTCTTTATCCGACCGGTGAAGAAACGCTCGCACAAGCGGAAGACGCCATGCTGGCTTGCTACGCCGAGCGCGCCGGCATCGAAGACGGACAACGCATTCTCGATCTCGGTTGCGGCTGGGGATCGCTCTCGCTGTGGCTTGCCGCGCGCTACCCCTATGCACGCATCGTCGGACTTTCCAACTCGGCAGGACAGCGTCAGCAAATCGAAGCCGTCGCGGCCCAACGCGGCTTGAAGAACCTGCGCATCGTGACCGGCAACGTTGTCGATTTCGAATTCGACAACACCGTGCCCGCTGGCTTTGACCGCGTGATCTCTATCGAAATGTTCGAGCACATGAAGAACTACGACGCGTTGCTCGCCCGCATCGCCCGCTGGCTCAACGACGACGGCAAGCTGTTCGTGCACATCTTCGCGCACCGCCACCTCGCCTATCACTTCGAGAACAAAGACGGTACCGACTGGATGTCGCGACACTTCTTCACGGGCGGCACCATGCCGTCGGCGGATCTGCTGCTGCGCTTTCAAAACGACTTGCGCGTCACGCATCAATGGTGGCTGAACGGGCAGCACTACGAGCGCACCGCCAACCAATGGCTCGCGTCGCTCGACGCGGTGCGTGACCGGATTCTGCCGATTCTCGAATCCTGCTATGGCCCCGACGCCCGTGTCTGGCTGCAACGGTGGCGCATGTTTTACATGGCCGTCGCCGAGTTGTTCGGATACGCGAAGGGTAACGAATGGGGCGTGGGTCACTACCTGTTCGAGAAGGCTGGTGCATCGCGCCGCCTCGCGAAGTAA
- a CDS encoding NAD(P)/FAD-dependent oxidoreductase, giving the protein MHPTPAWLPPGRRIAVVGAGIAGLASAYLLKRRHRVTLFEAANYAGGHSHTVDVTLDGTTAPVDTGFLVFNDRTYPNLLALFDELGVSAIASDMSFSVSVDGGALEWAGTNLNTVFAQRSNLYSPSFLGMLRDILRFNASAERHLHNAERERHSVGELLAANGYGQPFQHHYLLPMAAAIWSSRAADILHFPAATFLRFCLNHALLQVNHRPQWKTVTGGSRDYVQRIVATLDDVRLNTPVQSIRRDADGVTLMFDGEAPQHFDAVVMAGHAPDTLRLLADADAQERSTLGAIRYQPNTAVLHTDARLLPRRRRVWSAWNYLSKTSAAESDAQSPVCVSYLLNQLQALPFSTPVIVTLNPVDEPGPEATLGRYAYEHPLLDLAAVDAQARLPELQGQRRTWFTGAWTGYGFHEDGLKSALRVARDFGVSPQWAKL; this is encoded by the coding sequence ATGCACCCGACACCTGCCTGGCTTCCCCCGGGGCGCCGCATTGCCGTCGTAGGGGCCGGTATTGCGGGACTCGCGAGCGCTTACCTGCTCAAGCGCAGACACCGCGTCACGCTGTTCGAAGCGGCGAATTACGCGGGGGGGCATTCGCACACGGTCGACGTCACACTCGACGGCACCACCGCACCTGTGGACACGGGTTTTCTCGTGTTCAACGACCGCACTTATCCCAACCTGCTGGCGCTCTTCGACGAGCTTGGTGTGAGCGCCATCGCCAGCGATATGTCGTTCTCGGTGTCGGTAGACGGCGGCGCGCTCGAATGGGCGGGCACCAACCTGAACACGGTCTTCGCGCAGCGTAGCAATCTCTATTCGCCGAGCTTTCTGGGCATGTTGCGCGACATCCTGCGTTTCAATGCATCAGCCGAACGTCATCTCCACAACGCTGAACGCGAACGCCATTCCGTCGGTGAACTGCTCGCCGCAAATGGCTACGGTCAGCCGTTCCAGCATCACTATCTGTTGCCGATGGCCGCCGCGATTTGGTCGAGCCGCGCGGCCGATATTCTGCATTTCCCCGCGGCCACGTTTCTTCGCTTCTGCCTGAATCACGCACTGCTGCAAGTCAATCACCGTCCGCAGTGGAAGACCGTGACCGGCGGCTCGCGCGACTACGTCCAACGTATCGTGGCCACCCTCGACGATGTGCGTTTGAATACCCCTGTGCAGAGCATCCGGCGCGACGCCGACGGTGTGACGCTGATGTTCGATGGCGAGGCGCCACAGCATTTCGACGCCGTCGTTATGGCGGGGCACGCCCCCGACACGCTGCGACTGCTGGCCGATGCCGATGCGCAAGAACGAAGCACACTCGGTGCCATTCGCTATCAACCGAACACGGCGGTGTTGCACACCGACGCCCGCTTGCTGCCGCGCCGCCGCCGTGTCTGGTCGGCATGGAATTACCTGAGCAAAACCAGCGCGGCGGAGAGCGACGCGCAATCGCCTGTCTGCGTGAGCTATCTGCTCAACCAGCTTCAGGCATTGCCGTTCAGCACGCCGGTGATCGTCACGCTCAATCCGGTAGACGAGCCCGGGCCCGAAGCGACGCTGGGCCGCTACGCCTATGAACATCCGTTGCTCGATCTTGCCGCGGTCGACGCGCAGGCGCGGTTGCCGGAACTGCAAGGCCAGCGGCGCACGTGGTTTACCGGTGCATGGACGGGCTATGGCTTTCATGAAGACGGCCTGAAGTCTGCGCTGCGCGTCGCGAGAGACTTCGGCGTATCACCGCAGTGGGCCAAGCTATGA
- a CDS encoding DUF1365 domain-containing protein gives MKTLNLRDGPAAYLLRGNVMHERLRPAHHAFDYPLFQIVCDIGRLDESKCWWFGVDRWGPMSISLRDYGPRDGSALEPWMRARLAEAGIPADGRIWLQTIPRLAGYAFNPVSFWYCHDRHGDLRALYADVRNTFGEHHGYLLSAPGHFAILNGTVLQCRKVFHVSPFCDVEGRYEFRARRYKQNLSVAIDYFDHDEVLLRTALSMQAEPFTGRSVLRAVMALPFNAINVVLRIHWQALRLLRKRVPFYGKTPPTQVATTSVANADAAKQQASPSDQEVIP, from the coding sequence ATGAAAACCCTCAACCTGCGCGACGGCCCTGCCGCCTATCTCCTGCGCGGCAACGTCATGCACGAACGCCTGCGCCCGGCCCATCACGCATTCGACTATCCGCTGTTCCAGATCGTTTGCGACATTGGCCGTCTGGACGAATCGAAGTGCTGGTGGTTCGGTGTCGACCGCTGGGGGCCGATGTCGATATCGTTGCGCGACTACGGCCCGCGCGATGGCAGCGCACTTGAGCCGTGGATGCGCGCCCGACTTGCCGAGGCGGGCATCCCCGCAGACGGGCGCATCTGGCTGCAAACGATTCCGCGCCTCGCGGGCTACGCGTTCAATCCGGTGAGCTTCTGGTACTGCCACGACCGGCATGGCGACTTGCGGGCGCTGTACGCCGACGTGCGCAACACCTTCGGTGAGCATCACGGGTACTTGCTGAGTGCGCCCGGCCACTTCGCGATTCTGAACGGCACGGTGCTGCAATGCCGGAAGGTCTTTCACGTGTCGCCGTTCTGCGATGTCGAAGGCCGCTACGAATTTCGCGCGCGGCGTTACAAACAAAACCTGTCGGTCGCCATTGACTACTTCGATCACGACGAGGTGTTGCTGCGCACGGCGCTCAGCATGCAGGCCGAGCCGTTCACTGGCCGAAGCGTACTTCGCGCGGTGATGGCGCTGCCGTTCAATGCCATCAACGTGGTGTTGCGAATTCATTGGCAAGCGTTGCGCCTGCTGCGCAAGCGCGTGCCGTTTTATGGCAAGACGCCGCCGACGCAGGTAGCGACGACTTCTGTTGCCAATGCCGATGCGGCCAAACAACAAGCCTCGCCTTCCGATCAAGAGGTCATTCCATGA